The window taaaatttaaaagactCTCAACTCTATAATCaagattattcaaaattattaaaatgattaatgaaatctcacacacaactcacaaaaaaaaattttgacTTGACTTTCTAATGTGTTTGACTGCACTTTTAAATAAGCCTAAATTATgtcaatatcaatatcttgtCAAAAATTCTCTAAGAGCttccaaaatattcttactATATTTACTAATTGTATTTacataacaaaaaaatctaattttcttttgtgttaatcttatttcataatataaaaattatacacaAAAAAGATATAGATTTcttttgttgaatatattttttccttgtACCAAGATTGTGTACCATAAACATAccattattgtaatattataaatcCATTATCAACACTCCACCTTGATTTACAAGATATCTCTCTTTTGTCTTCCACTAATTGCTTTGTCAACAAGCAAGTCTCCATAACTCCAAAATCTAAGAACTGTCAGCATATCAACAACATTATCATCTTCTTATaacaatttctctttcttcGATTATGCTCCTCTCGATGTACAACCCCACATCAAACTTTAAAATGGAAAACCCTTTGATAAGAGTAAAATCACCTGACCCTTATGCCGCTTAAATCACCCATTATATCACATATAATGGGTTACAcgatgtttttataaattaagatttacaaTCTAACATATTACATAAACTTTCAAAAACCATCATTATCATCAAAGATGGtacatacatataaaatgtATCTTTACAAATGGTAGAAATATCTAAACCTAGATATCTAGGGAGAGAAGAGAAAGTAGTTGCagaaaaatgatttttcatCCTAATACCTGCCTTCATATTGACTCAAATCCCTCTCTTTGTCTTGTCCTTCTCTCTGAAATTTACAATCTCACAACTTACATGAATCATCAAGAACAACATCATAATGAAAtatgagatatatatatatatatataatgtatctTTACCAATTATGGAAATACCTAAACCTAGGTATCTAAGGAGAGAAGAAAAAGTAGTTGaaaaaaaacagattttctTTCTAACACTTACTTTCGTCTTGATCCGCCTTCATCTCTTTGTTTTATTCCTTTTCAAAATTAGATATCTATCAAAACCGAGGACACCCAAAATAAACTTTCATCCTACTTtctaaaaataagatattaatcGAAAGATGAGAAGACCCAAAACAAACTTCTCTcgtctaatttttaaaatcaaatatttataaaaaaaatgaggacACACAAGACGAACATCCATCATCAACTtcctaaaaattatatatctgtCGAAAACCGATGACACCTAAGACGAACATCCATCGTGTAATTcctcaaaacaaaatatagatCGAAAGCCGATAAGACCCAATAtgaactttcatcgtctacttcataacaaataattaggTATATATCGACATCTCTTTACTTAATCTCATAACAAAACCTTTACAACTCATATTGCCTTAAAATTTCCAcactcaaccaacttgaaccacatcatttttcttgaataaattaacttgtaatatactattttttgaataatatctaAACAATTAGCAATTCAAGAATATATTTTCTAACTATCTTCAATTCTTTTCACCATGCTTCAgagttttttcaaaataaattacgaATGtccttttatttgaattgatcgagCCTCTCATCATATATAGGGCACTCCAtatcattacatattttttactcTCATTTCCGCCCACCAACAAgttcattcacatatttaactatcaataattattttaaattattttaaatttacgtaGGAcagatttaaacttattattatgtattataaataatttaactttactaactattcaaaataaattattcaacttGTATCAAAAAGAGACATCACCCTctaacataaattttttttttataagaaattattaactaataaatgTCAAAGGTTTATCGTTAGatgtttatcaaataatttaattgaattttaaatataaaggtcaagtaatttagttggttaaatgttgtaaatatattaatagattctaagttcaatatataaatatatatatatatatttagttttatactttttataatTAACCGCTCCAAGTTAACTCTCAAACAAATcgtacttaattaattaattatatatatatatatatagacggATCCAGGATTTTGAATTAGGgtgggtttgaaaaaaatttaggttaggcttaaaataataacggaatttttttttttattttttcataaaagtaaaattttactattttttaataattagataaaaaaataacgaattatattaattttttttaagagattaagggtaatgtcatatttctatcgtaaaaaaaaaaaaaaaaatttcggGATGAGCCGAGCCcctacatatataatttaaccattaaaatacttaataatgttaatttatatttataagtttgtgtatgaatatttaattattattactaaaaatattaaaataaactattcaacttatattaaataaaaacattatgctctaacataaaaataaaatttataagattaaaaaataaaaaatgctcaagatttatagttaaatatttataaaatcatttgatttaattttaaatataaaggtCAAATAGTTTACTTAGtttcaaaatgatatatatatataatatttttaatcttatattttttttaattaatttctcaaaattgtTGTAAAGGTGATGTAagaatgaaaatttgacttatcctaattttcaaataatattattatttttgataataataaaataatattttaaaattttaaattcaatataacttaaagaaggaattaaaatctagttaaggattaattattatgataattaaatcttaattaaagaaaattgttcaaaatgtcaaaaataatttaagaaaaaatattgtatttatttgacCTGAATTAGAccaaagaagatgatgaaaatttattgtgatttaatcataaattatgtttgatttatgacttaaaccaattaaataaaataccctaaatttccaaaaatattctaaaataaaatatgatcataattgttgttatgatttcaaaaatattttttgtgaaatttttagtgaagaaatggatttaaaagggaataaaattgatttttaaataacattttaaataaaaataaaattggataATTTTGCGTAACCggatttttgttaaaattttgcAGCAGGATTCTAGACCTTCTGATGAGCGCCCAGATCTCATCTAACAACCCAGAACGCGCCAGACCCCCGCTAAAATGGATCTAACGCGCAACAACCCACACCGGATAAACTAACGAGATATACTAACCCATTAGTCAACCAGACTGACCGCGGACAGAACCCAATTGGAACCTGATGTTCTGTCACCCAAAACAGCGTCATTTCTCTCATCATCTTCGATCGAACGCATGGGTCGTTAGATCCGCTATTGTCGCTGACGCATTTCTTCTAGAAGCTCTAGCTTACTACATAAGCGATCAAATACACGAATTTCTTCGCCTGCACGTTTGTCTCGTCAGCGCCTACGATAGCCCTCTATCTAGAAACCTCATCCCTCATGGATAAGGCTGCTAGTGAACGAGATAAGATTAGGGATAGGATCGAAAATCTTCAAATTCGATCATATCCCTTCCACCCTCACCCTTCCACTACCATATCATCAAACAATTACACAATAATACCCACTATATCAAAGTTTGAAGATTCCGGCCAAAAACTATTTTTCTGAAAAATTTCCTCAAGCGATCCCAACTTTGATCCAGGCTTTTGGATAACCTCCAACATATCCAAGGAGTATTCTCTAGCTGTTGGTATGAATCCAGAAGCCTTGTATTAGagtttttgattgaaaattttaatttttttaaaatttattgtttgaCCGGATTTGATCtgttcaaaattttgaaaatttaagtttgaaaactggatttttaaaatctgtgttcttggtttaaatctAGATTTTTTGATCTAGTTAGTCgctatacatatttattaacatgtttgaatgagTCCCAAGtaactgtaatcatgttttgatcatgtttaatcaaactgaaattcttaaaaataaagcttgaaaattagatttttgaaattttgtgttCGCAATCTATTCCAGATTTGTTgatccaattagttgttatacatgtttgttaacatgttgaGATGATTTCCAAGCAActgtttcatcattttgatcatgtttaatcaaatattatttttgaaaatttgtattttgaATCAATCTTTAAAAACAGTTTTAATGATATTaggatgttcttattttggtttagttcaactatatttatcatttcaaaTATAATGGAACAAAATTAGACcttgaaatgacctaatttaaaagatcccaaaatttgacctaaaatGGATATTATAAATTGATTCTTGTAGAAATTTCAAAATCGTTATTTATTTAAGGGTTTTTGTTCTTTATGATCATATGAATTAAATGTAGTTTATGAATCGTGATTTCATGATCCAAATCAAATGTTATGGACTTCTTAAGTttaaaccaaaataagaacacataGTCTTAAGGTTTTAGCTTAGGACCGAGAAACGAACCTAACACCGTTGATCAGGACCGGTGACTTTCAGTTAGGACCATAGATTAGGACCGGTGACTTTCAACTATGACCGTGGATCAGGACCAGCATTCTTTAGTATGGACTGTGGATCAGGACCAATGACTTTCAGCTAGTACCATGGATTAAGACCGACGTTTTCTACAAGCACCGTGGATTAGGACCGGCGTTTTCCAGCGAGGACCATGGATCAGGACCGACGTTTTCAACTAGGACCATGGACCAGGACTGGTGATTCTCAGCCAAGACCGTGGACCATGACTGATGATTTTCAGCTAGGACCAAGCCCTCTTCTTATCATAGGACCgatttttctaacctaggatcgagCCTTCctttgacctaggaccgagaacctttagcctaggaccaatGATTAAGACTGAGCctcacttagcctaggaccaacAAACCTAACCTAACCCTAGACCTATGACTGATGTCTCTAACTTATAATCGAGCctcacttagcctaggaccgatgaacCTAACCTTAGATCTAAGACCGAGTCCTCACTCACTTAGGACCAAACCTCCTGAACCCTACCGAGCCTAGATAAGAAAAATCGGACCCAAGCCTACGACCTTGATCCTAAGGCTTGTTTCGttccatttttcaaaatccaaaactatttttggagccaaacccatttttttaaatgatgttcCCGAtgttagaaaatgatttttaaatatttccgGGATGTTTCCCaaagtaaatatttttgttgagaCCTTGTTTGGATATACAATCTAACACATTTctctgatattttcaggttttgttaaatcgAAATACCAGTGCAACAGGTACACACCCCTctccaattaattttatacacTTATTTACAAGAGATAAACATATCCTTGTTAGGACCCCTTGGTTACTAATTAAAAGAAagtaaatgttataaataagtttatcatattttattttcaagaacCGTCCTTAGACGGGCTCATAGGAGATAGCGTGAAAGACCTTTCCCGAACGTAAACAGacaacaaactttttttttcttccagaAACGCtcgtataaatacgtttgtatacgtatcattttattaattttcttaaaatcactTGGCGACtctaatttttcaaacaaacaatcttttaaattagttatgtttaattaatttaaactggtTTTTGCTAAATTGTTATTTAACTCCAGATTATTACAGTTTGAACAAAGgattaattgtttttacataactaatttcttcttctccagttattatcaaaatcttttaaaaactaaaattttaattttaaaagatgccTGACACGTAAACCAATAATGAAACGCATCGAACATCGAGCCTTCCTGCGATAGTATATTGTCACAGTCCCTCGATGCGTGCTAAGTTATGGAATGCGATGAAGATCCTGGGGGTTACAGGTGTATCAACCCACAACCCAACAACCCGGCCTGTTTACTCTCATAAAACGAGTCGTGCATTATAATTGTGGTGCGAGAACCCggtaaaataacattaaatattattatataaaatagatttacaaaaattaacattttaataattgtaatttaattctaattctaatctaattaaattgGAATTTGATATCATAAAACAATGTTTTATAGAaacatacaaatttaataataaacaattacATTTACGACAACATTATGAgttaaaatctttttaattcattgcaaatttaatattttatagaaacaTACAAATATAGGAAAATCTAAGAcctttataacaaataaaaccATTAATAATGATATTTGGCTCagataaatataagttatagtaaataatacatatttgaTTGTTGTTAAGAATATTATTCTAATAGTCTACAAAAACAAGTTGCACAAATATGGTTCGTAACATAGCTTTCCCTTGTCCCAGATAGACagaatataataaatgataagtagagatgagtgaatgagagagaaagagataatATGAATAATGGTATAAGGGAGATTATATTTTCTATCTTGTGTATTTGATATtacatcaatattatttatatacattacattcattgaaagattaaaagaataaatgaaaacactaatgataaaaaaaattcaatgtgTTGGGAAACAACGTCATTTATTAATTGGCAGACCCTTGGTAGGTGTTGACATTTTCTTGGGAATGAATGAGACTTTATGTTTTCTAGTCTCACTAGAATGTAAAAGGGCATCCTTATCTTTAATATCCTTAATATCTTTAATACCCTCCTTCAAGCGATACGGGGAGGCACACACCGTGAGCTACTCATGGAGAAAAATGAACCGAGGTGATGACAATCCTTTCTTAAATATGTCAACAATTTGATCATGAGTTGGGACATAGTGgaaatcaatctcaatatgtTTTATACGAGCGTAAAACACTGGATTTGTAGAGAGAAATGTTGCGCCGATATTATCACAGCACAAAGTGGGTGGATGGATTGATGGAATTCGTAATTCACTCAAGAGAGATTGAAGCCAACAAAGTTCGGTAGTGGCATGAGTTAAGGCTCGAAATTCAGATTCAGTACTTGATCGAGCAACAACATGTTTTTTGGAGTTCCATGAGATGAGGTTATTACCAAGAAAGATACAATATCCTCTAGTGGATCGATGATCATCATGACAACCTGCCCAATCATCATTAGACTAGGCCTCAAGGGTGAGGGATGTCGATGGACGAAAGACAAGCCCATGGTGTggattatgaaaaatatatcgTAATATACGTTTGACCACAACCCAATGGGTGGATGTTGGAGCGTGCATGAATTGACAAGCACGATTGACCGCAAATGCTAATTTAGGATGAGTGAGAATTAAATATTGTAGAGCTCCCACAATACTTCTATATAAGAAGGGATCAGAAAGGGGATCACCATCATATCTAGAAAGTGAAGAACTAGTAAAGATGAGAGAATTAAGTGGTTTGAAGTATTGCATGTCATCCATAATAAGAAGGTCCTAAATATATTGTGACCGACTCACAAAGAGCCCATCAGATGAGCGAGAAGCTTCAACACCGAGAAAATAATGGAGTTGTCCAAGGTCTTTAAGGGGGAAGTTGTCTTGTAGACGAGAAATGATTGTAGACAGATGTGAAGCTGAGTTTCCCGTAAAGATAATATCATTTACTACACAAGGATATATATAGTGATTGTAGATGAATGATAGAGGAATAAAGAAGAGTCAGACTTAGCTTCAAAGAATCCAATCGACAAGAGTGAGGATCATAGAGTAGAGTACCATTCATGAGGTGCTTGTTTTTGACCATATAGGGGTTTATGGAGCTGACACACATGATTAGAGAATTCAGGATGAACAAAACCAATAGATTGAGTCATATATACCTCGTTGTGTAATTTTCCATGAAGAAAGGCATTGCTAACATGAAGTTGGTGAATAGGCCAGTTTTGGGACACATCAAGTGCAAGACTGGTCCTTATGGTTGTTGGCTTAATAACGGGACTAAAAGTCTCAACATAGTCAACACCAAGTTGTTGATGAAAGCCTTTTTCCACAAGATGAGATTTATGACGCTCAATTGAGCCATCCGCTTTCCGTTTTAGTCTGTAAACCCATTTGTAACCCACATTATTTTGTGTAGAGTTTGAGGAACTAAAGACCATGTCTGATTCTAAATAAGAGAATTATATTTGGAGGTCATGGATGAACGCCAAGAGGGATCTTTATTAGCAGAGGAGAAGCATGTCGTCTCAGGGGTGATGGCTGTGCAAAAGGCGGAAGAAAAAGGGAGACGGGACTTGGCAAGGGTGCGCATAAGATGATTGGAGAAAGTAGGGGCTTTGAGAATTGAAATATGACGTTGATTGATGATGGGTGAGGGGGAAGTAGGTGGTGAAGAATATGGAGTGGGTGATGAAACATTTGAAGTAGAGGGTGAACCGCTTGGGTTAGGTGAAGGTGGAGATGATGAAGAGGTGAACCTCTTGGGTTAGGTGAAGGTGGAGGTGATGAAGAGGGTGATGTGGTTTCAAGTGGACTAGTGTGTTTAGGTGGACTAAGGATAGTAGATGTGATAGGTAATAAAGAATGAGGATTTATTGTTCGTGATGTATATATAGGTTGTGGGTTTTGTGGGGGAGATGATGGGTTGTAGGGAAATATGGTttcattaaaaatgacatgGCGTGAAATAAACATGCGTCCCGTGGGGATGTGAAAACATTAATAGCCTTTATGTGAGGGACTATAGCCCAAAAATAAGAACTTTTAGGATTGAAAGTCAAGTTTATGCTTGTTGTAAGCTTGAATAAGAGGATAGCAATGACATTCAAAAGTGCGCAAAAAGTTGTAATTGGGAGTTTGATAGAACAATGCTTCATAGAGAGATCGATTACCCAAAATAGGTGTAGGTAATCGATTGATAAGATAGGTACCTGTGGAGAAAGCTTCATCCCAAAAATAAAGGGGCATAGATGCATGAGTAAGTAGAGTAAGAGATGTTTCAGTAAGATGACAAATTTTCCGTTTGGCTACCCCATTTTGCTCGCTTGTATGAGGGCATGAGAGTCTATGATGTATACCATTAAGAGAAGTAATATGTCCAAAGGTACGATATTGGCCTCCCCATCAGTTTGTAgagtttttatctttttactGAACTAATTTTCAACTAATgctttaaattgaataaataccGTCAACACATCAGATTTGCGTTTGAGCGGATAGAGCCAAGTAAATCGACTATAATCatcgataaaaataataaagtaccGAAAACCATTAGAGGAAAAGATTAAAACAGGTCCCCAAACATCTGAGTGAATAAGCTCTAAAGGTGTAGAAGAATATATTTTGGATGATACAAAATGAAGTTTATGAGCTTTCTCAAATTGACAAGCATCAAAAAATTCAGTATGCATATTACCCAACAAAGGTAACTTAAAATGAGACATAACAATACTCTCTTCTAGATTAACGgaaataagaggtggatatcccccaggtctccatgaggtcctgggtttgAGTTTGTCAAGCGGCAAGTTTTGCACTTGGTTAagggttaagtgtgtttatggGCTAtatacttaacccgcggggattagtcgcactctataggagtagcggaacccagcgttctaaaaaaaattaaaaaatgagacATAACATAAGTAGAAGTTGCAGGAGTCGGGTGACACAATCGAGAGTGCCAAACTGATGCAGTTGATCAGGAACTAATAAATCCTTGTTTAGGTGCACTCTTTGGACTGAATAGTCGATATATTCCATTATGCAAGGTTTATCGAAGAGTTTCCTTCTTCATGACCTGATCCTTCACAACAAAAAAGGTTAGATAAAATTCAAAGAATACATTATTGTTGGCTGTAAATCGAGCCACACTAAGTAAGTTCTTCGTAATCATGggaatatgtaaaatatttttaagatgcATAGATCTGTGAGTAACAGTAAATGATGAAtgttcaatattaaaaatatttagtccATTTCAATTCCCAACTAGAATTTGTTGCTCATCATTGTAAGGAGAATGAATGGAGAGATTGTCCAAGTTAGCAGTCAAATGATCAGTTGCTCTAGAATCAGAGTACCAAGCTAAGTCAGATACAATAGATGGAGTTGCTATCATAGTTGTCGATGaggaagatgaacaaaaatTCTGGTTGAATCTACATCGATAAGTTCTTACAGAATATCCTAGAATATTACAAAGTTGACAAATTAAACAAGAACGACACATATTAGAGAGATGTCCAAAACGAGCATATGTTTGACATTTAGGCCAATTTTGATTTTGAGGACCACGATAGGGACGATGAGGGCGAGATGGACCAGTccttcttgaattaaagaaatttgatGGCTGCCCTAAAATAAAAGATGTAGTAGAGGCACTCTGATGTGAGTGAAAAAAGTCACCTAGTGTCGATGGACGAGTAGCAGATCCAAAAGAGGGagaaaatacatatttatctGTATGAGTCGTAGTCGTTGAAGTTCCGTGATAACTATATACAACATTAGCAGTTGGCGAGTTGGCATAGAGAAACTCAAGTCTGATTTCATGTGTAAAAAGTAATCTAGAAAGTTCGTCGACAGTAATAGAATATGGACGTGTAGTAACTGTGACTAGAAGAGATTCATATTCGGGTCCAAGGCCGCCAAGTACGTAGAGAATAAGATCTTCGTCTGTAACTTTCTTCCCGGCAGCCGCAAGGTTATCAGTTATGACCTTGATAGCTTGGAGATAAGACTCCATGGATAATTCTCCTTTTTTGATAGTTTGAAGTTGAAGGCGGAGCTGCATTAGTCTAGCTTTAGACTGAGTAGAGAAGCGTCACTCAAGTGTTTCCCTGAGGTATTGAGATGAAATACAGTTTTCACCCGCGACCTGTACAAACACTGATTCAGATAGTGTTCCGAGGAACCAGCTTAACAAACATTGATCTTGTTGTTCCCAGGCCTGAAGCTCAATGGAATTCGATGCTTCTATGGTTTTAATAGGAGCTGGGAGATCTCCATTGACAAATCCAAAGAATCTGTACCCTTTGAAAGTAGGTACAACTTGAGAACGCCAGAGAACAAAGTTATTTTGGCCGAGTTTGATAATAGATGTATATTGAAGTGAGTAGGCATTATTTTGAGCCATTTTAGAAGGGTATCGATGTAAGAGGGGTTTCCCTGTtgattgctctgataccaagttagacagaataaaataaatgataagtagagatgagtgaatgagagagaaagagataatATGAATAATGGTTGGAgggatattatattttttatcttgtgTATTTGATATTACATCAACACTATTTATATacactagcatgtatcccgtgcatttgcacgattaataatataaaaaaccgtgaaaaaaatattatggtaaaaCTTTTaagggcgggtcaacccacaatccgacccaagtatccatttactctcatatatatccaaattaaccacaactctcgatccggcaatccgaacactttaaaaattaaacatcattatatatatatatagattagttagttaaaaagtggaacttatattgttaaaatgttacgcgtttatcaaattttgggttgaatttaaaatataaagttttattagcctagttggttaaaaggttgtacttgttttgttaggttgcaagtttgaaccatacctatagcatttttaattttatttttaaccgttttaagtttattggcgggtcaacccacaatccgacccaagtatccatctactctcacatatatccaaattaaccacagctctcgaccgggcaatccggacactttaaaaattaagcatcattatatatatatagattagttagttaaaaagtggaacttatattgttaaaatgtcacgcgtttatcaaattttggttgaatttaaaatataaactgttattagcctagttggttaaaaggttttacttgatttgttaggttgcaagttcgaaccatacctatagcatttttaattttatttttaaccgttttaagtttatgggcgggtcaacccacaatccgacccaagtatcaatttactctcacatatatccaaattaaccacacctcttgatccggcaatccggacactttaaaaattaagcataattatatatatatagattagttagttaaaaagtgaaacttatattgttaaaatgtcacgcgtttatcaaaatttgggttgaatttaaaatataaagtgttattagcttagttggttaaaaggttgtacttgttttgttaggttgcaagttcgaaccatacctatagcatttttaatttaatttttaaccgttttaagtttatgggcgggtcaactcagaatccgacctaagtatccatttactctcacatatatccaaattaaccacaactctcgacccggcaatccggacactttaaaaattaaacatcattatatatatatagattagttagtttaaaagtggaacttatattgttaaaatgtcacgcgtttatcaaattttgggttgaatttaaaatataaagtgttattatcctagttggttaaaagattgtacttgtt is drawn from Impatiens glandulifera chromosome 3, dImpGla2.1, whole genome shotgun sequence and contains these coding sequences:
- the LOC124930387 gene encoding uncharacterized protein LOC124930387, which codes for MESYLQAIKVITDNLAAAGKKVTDEDLILYVLGGLGPEYESLLVTVTTRPYSITVDELSRLLFTHEIRLEFLYANSPTANVVYSYHGTSTTTTHTDKYVFSPSFGSATRPSTLGYSVRTYRCRFNQNFCSSSSSTTMIATPSIVSDLAWYSDSRATDHLTANLDNLSIHSPYNDEQQILVGN